The following nucleotide sequence is from Oceanispirochaeta sp..
ACCGTTTTTCATAGATCATCCTTAAATCCCTGGCGAACTGCCCGGGAGAGATATGGAATACCCGGAAGTTTTCTTTCCGGATATTTTTATTTAATAGAAGCGAAAACCATCAGAAGAACTGTTAAAATCCGTTTCATATATTCCTCCAATTATTCTTATGGAAACTATGGTAACGTTTCCATCTTTACTATATCCTGACTTTGATATAAGTCAAGGATTTTTACAATTCACGGAATCGTTTCCATCCATAAAAAGCTTCAGAAACTCAAATTATAATAGAATCACTTTCCAATTTCCACAGATTTTCCGTTGAAGTGATGAATGGGGTTCCCTCTGATTAAAATCAGGAGTCCCGGTCAACCAATTCGGGCTGAAGAATCTGCTGCAGAATCTGATGATCCTCTCCATCTTCCCTCTGCCTGACCAGCTCAATGATCATTGATGCAGCCTCAGTTCCCAGAATCTCGAGGGACTGCCTGATAGTGGAAAGTTTCATGTACTTGGAAGGAAAAATATCATCGTATCCGATGATGGAAACGGTCGCTCCCGACTCCATTCGGGCCTGTATGCCTCCATAGGCCATGGTATCAGAAAAATAAAAAAGACCATCCAGATTTTTATCATTCATCAGTGTCCGGCTGATGTCGTAACACTCCTCTTCCGAGTTAATGCAGAGCTCTGAAACCAGGATACCCCCGGCTTCATCGGCTCTCTTCCTGAACCCCTCAAAGCGGTCCAGCTGCTGTTGTGAACGATCACTGAGGCCTATCATCATTATTTTTCTGCAATCCCGGGAGATAAGGTACTCTGCGGCCAGTGTACTGCCCCTCACGCTATCATAGCTGATATAACTTGTATCCGCCTCATGATGATCCACATACAGAAAGGGTATCTTATGAAAGTTGAGAATTTCCTGCTCTGACGCCGTCAGCGGAGGGTCTCCCAGAGTCAAGACGGCGGACAGCCTCTGCTCTACTATATGATGGATGACACTTTCCTGCCCGTGGTCGGTATTGAAGATCATGATATTGAACTGATCTGCCTTGAGGCGGGAATAGATGTGCTTGATCAGCTCGAAGAAAAACTGATTCTCCACCACAGGAAGGAGAAGCCCGACGGTGGCCACAGAATGTGACTGGCGCACCAGCATACGGGCCGCTCCATTGGGAACATAATTGAACTCTTTGGCAATCCTCAAGACTTCCGAACGGGTACTGTCCTTCACATTGGGACTGTTATTCAGAACCCTGGAAACAGTGCCGATTCCGACCCCGGCTTTGGCGGCAATATCTTTTATAGTAATTTTACTGTTCCCTTTGGACCTTTTCATACTACCCCGCAAACAGGAAGAGTATATCACATGAATGGCAACGTTTCCACTTTTTTATTTTGCTCCTGCCGGAGCCGGACTGCGGGAATAGATGAGAAATGAGCCCCCCGGAAGATTTCAAGGGATGAGCTGTAACAGTTGCAGTCGGAGGTTGTGTTACATATAGTTGTAAGCTGTACAATACAGATAAAGAGAAGATGGAGATACAAATGAATAGATTATTAAGTGGAATGATAGGCATGACCGCTGTTTTTGCCCTAGCCGGGTGTAATCTGGAAGTCGGCCTGACTTATGATAATGATTATGCCGGGGACTGGTATGAAATGGAAGAAAAAATCAATGACACCGACTGGGATGCGGTCAAGCTGGCTTTGTCTGATACGACCTTTGAAATTTCAACGTCGACATTTGATGCGGATGGTGATAACCCCGACGGATACAAGGGAGAATCCAAAGGAAGTGTGAAAAACCTTTCCACAACTCAAATATATATGTCCACAACAGAAATCTATGCAGGAGGTTCATGGAAAACAAAAAATGAATATATTGAGTATCTTGTTGAAGAGGCTGGCTTGACTCAGCTTGTAGCGGAAGTCCAAGCCAATGCAAAATTTATTGATGAGACCGTAAGCTATGTAATGGGTCTTGATCCCAGCAGGCTTAAACTTGGTGATGGAGCAGGGACTGGAAGTGAATATTCCAGTATGACCTATTATACGAGCATTTTCGCGGCCCTGTCTCAATAAACAAAGCCCCCCACCTCGAAGGGAAGATCAGCAGCAGGGCTTGCTCTTAGTATCCTGAGCTACGGATTTCAGGTCATGCTCTTTTTGCCCGATCAGCAGCAGCACCAGGTAGAGTAAACCCAGAATGGGAATGGATAGAAACATTAAGAACGCAACAGGTATGAAGGCTGCCACAGTCTGTACACCCGCACCGAGACAAAAGGGACAAAAGGAATTTCCAGCACCCCTCCGGGGAGTAGCTTATCCCGATTGAAAATATGGTTTATGCTTGCACTATGAATGGAATCAGCGACCAGGAGCTTTTGGATCTGCAGAGGCAGTTCCCTTCTGCCTTAAACTACCTTACATCTATTTACATTATAAACAGAGAATATGGAAAAGTCGGAAATTCCAGACTCGCCAGCCGCTTAAAAGTATCCAAGCCGGCGGCAAACCAGGCCATGGGCCGTCTCAAGAAATTGGGTCTGACAGAACAGGTCCCCTATGAATCGATCCGGCTCACTCCGGAAGGCCGCCGGTTCGCCGAAGCCGTTTTGATCCGGCATTATCTAATCGAACATCTGCTGATTTCCAAGCTGGAGTATCCCTGGGAAAAATCCGATGAGGAGGCTCAGAGACTCCAGGCTTCACTCTCAGAGGATTTCACGGAGTACCTTTATAATTTCTTCGGCCAGCCAAAGACCTGCCCTCATGGAAATCCTTTTCCCGGGACTGATGGTGAAGAAGAGTTGGTCAGAGCCAAACGCCTCATGGAAGCCCCGGTAGAATCAGACCTCAAGCTTATCCGGATAACCGAAGAGGGAGAGTCGCAGGACGGCCTGTTACCCTACTGTCACAAAATGAACCTCTACCCCGGAAAAAAATTATTCCTCGTCAAAAAAGATGAAGAGGCTGTGACGGTCATGATGGATGAAACAGAGATTCTGATACCCCGGGACATTGCCGCCTACCTCTGCTATAGACAGCTATAGGGTTTCATACAAATACATCACAGGAGAATGCAATGGGAAGGATAAACTGGAAGCCTGGAAATATGATTTTTCCCGTTCCGGCGGTTCTGGTGAGCTGCGGAAATGAAGAGGATGGATACAACCTGGTCACCGTATCCTGGACAGGAACGGTATGCACCAACCCGCCCCTTTGTTATATATCCCTCAAAAAGGAGCGCCTGTCTCATGAGATCATCAGCAAAAACAGAGAGTTCGTAATCAACTTGTCCACAGAAAAGATGGCCCGGGCTACAGACTGGTGCGGAGTAAAATCAGGAAGGGATTTTGATAAATTCAGAGAGTGCGGTTTCACCCCCCTGTCAGCACTGAAGGTCAAGGCTCCTCTGGTGGCAGAATCACCTGTGGCCATCGAATGCCGGGTCATGGAGATAAAAGAACTGGGGAGTCATGATATGTTCCTGGCAGAAGTCATCTCAGTCAGCGTGGATGATCAGTACCTGGACAATGACAGCGGTGCTTTTAATATGAACAGAGCGGGACTCATTGCCAGTGCACACGGGAAATACTGTGCCTTGAAAGAGCCTCTTGGCCACTTTGGTTACTCGATCAAGAAGCCTAAAAAGAAGAAAAAGAAGAAAAAAACCATCCCGCGAATTAAATCTCACCCTTAATCACGGAGTGAACCGTCTTGCTCCTCCAGAGCCATCTCATAAAAATCTTCAATGGCCCACATCATCCTGTAATCGGGCCATCCGTACATAAGAGATTCACAGATGGATATCATGTTGTCCCAATGTTCCCTGTAATACCAGGCCAGAAGCTCCTGATAGATTAGCTCCGGCAGGAAGGGGTCCTCGGGCATGTTCTTTTTGGCCTTTATTGAAATCGCAATCACACCATCCTGCATCCTGTCGGCTTCCCGGGTATTTTCGAAATATTCTACCGCATAATCAGCTATTTCCAGCATGACATTCTGTGCATGCCACAACACTTCTGCCCTGGTGCTCCCCCAGGTCAGTTCAGGATGCTCCTGAACCAGGGCCATCAGAATCTGAATATCCTCTCCTCTCGTTGCCTTCTCAGTCACAAGATCTCCCCAGCTTTTAAACGGGTCTGCCTGGGCTTGATTCAGAAGATTTTCCAGCCTTCGGTACAGCAAATTCATTTCCCGCTGATACCGGGCGTTTTTGAAATCTTTCAGAAAACGATAACTATCCTCCAGACTGTCCCGGGGTCCCTGAAAGGAGGGGTCAAGATTCAAGGCATCCTGAAAGTCCCGGGTGGCCTGGCTGTATTCCTCATTATCCAGGGATAAGAGCCCTTTATAATAGAGATGAAGAGCCTCCTGTGAGGCTGACATCACGGTCTCCGCAGGTTGGAATCCATAAAATTCACCCAGAGCCCAGGCCAGGGAGGCTTCCAGATCAAAAAACTCTTCAGGACTGCTTTCTTTTGACACGGCAAAGAGAATCGCCCCTCTTGTTGTATCCGTAACCTTAACAGAAACCTTGATCCTTCCATCCACGAGAATGTAGCTCCCCCGGATAAGCTGGGTGGCATTCAGGATTTTCCCCAGTTCCAGAGCGGTAGATTCATCGGTCATTCCAGACAAACCCAGCTTCTGCTCCTTCAATACAGACTCCAGATCTTCCCGTTCAACCAGAGTTAGATCGGATAAGGCCAGACGGCTGCTCAAACCATCTGCAAAAGCCCGGGACATCCATTGATCTTCAGCCCTACCCGCCGTGTTTTCAAAATGGAAGATCGTCACTACCTGAGGAGACGCTCCCCATAGGGCCGTGGTAGTCCAGACCAGACAAATCAAAGGTATTATCTGGGCCTTAAGAAATTTCATGCTCCCCCCATCTCCCGGATGATGCCGGAATTAAAATCCTCATCTCCACTGAACTGGAGGAGAACCTTCTGAGCCGCCCTTTCCCGAGCCTGTTCATAATTCAAACCGCCATCTTTCACCGGGCCGTAGGGTTTACTGTACAAGAGCAATCCATACTGTTTAAAACTAACCGTTCCAGACACCTTGGAAAAGAATATGCCTGTACTGTCATCCAGCTGGGGATAATCAGAAACAATCCAGTCCAGTCTGATTTCATAGGGGGTCTTTTTTCCTCCGGGGAGGAGTTTCAGAGGAAGATTCTTATTATTCAGAGCAGAGAGAAAGGAAACATTGAGCCCGGAAAGCTCTTCCAGTCCCGATGGAACAGGAATCGAAACCCGCCGGTCTTCACGTCTCTGCTTGTCCCACTCCTCTTTATCCATCCTGACAAGAACCCAATAGCCACGGTCGGGATGGTACCAGGAATCGACGGTCTGCAGGTTAACAAGACTCTGTTCCACCGATTGCTGCACCCGGCTTTCCAGTGTTTCTGTACTGATTCCTTCGGCATCGACCTTGTTTTTCAAATCCAGAACTGAAATAACATCAACAGAGATGGAGGCAGCCAGATCTGACCGGGCCCTGACCAGGGCTCTCTCACGGTCCTTTGCCTCATCATCTGTGATTGAACCTCCGATTCCATAATAAAAACCGGAATCCGAGGGAGGAGAAGAGAGCCAGTCCGGTTCCGGCCTGATGTTCTTCTCCGGAGATGTTGCACAGGAAATCAGAAAAAATAAAGATCCCCATAAAACTCCCATAAATATAAGCAAAGTTCGGTACATCTGCGACTCCTGAAACCCCGGAGATATCCGGGTCATTTGTATTATAGGGTCTCCTAAGACACTGCGCTACTCCAGGAATAGAATTTCTCCTGACAAACTTCATAGTAATCCATTGGAAAATAGACTAAATTTAAAATACAGAGCATATACTTGCTTTTCACTAGTATTTAGTGAAGAAATACCTTTACCCCCATAAAAGGTATGAGTATTTTCTGGGTTGAAGAGGTAGAAAAATGAATGAAATATTAAATATACCCAAAGAACTCCCCCTGGTTCCCATGAAAGGAGCCATACTTTTTCCGGAAGGAATCACCACAGTCCGGATCAGTGGACTCAAAGATGATGAAGCCGCATTCGGCGACAAGAACCCTAGCGGCCTGGCGGCCGCTGTCTCTCTGAAAAAGAATTTTGATCTGACAGATCTGGAAAAAGAAGATTTTTTTACCATAGGCACCCTATCCTTCATTGAAAGTGCCATACATAAAGACGGAGAACTCCATCTTAAACTCAGAGGAGTTCAGCGGATCAAGATAAATCATATTGAAAAACGAGACAAACTATTTTATGCGCAGATTGAATCCCTGGTAGACCAGGACGATATGGATGTAAACAGCAGGGAGTCCATGCTGAAGGGCATGAAAGAGCTGGCCCGGGACATCGCATCCTTTTTTGCCGGAACCGAATCTGCAGTCAAACAGTTGGACATGATCCTTCATCCGGGACCTTTGATGTACAACATCATCCCCTATCTGAACATATCCCGGGTGGAAAAACAGGAACTCCTGGAAATATCCTCCCTCAAGGAAAGGGGTCTCAAGGTTCTGGACTATATGGCCAGCCAAAAGGAGTCCTTCAAACTCCAGGCAGAAATTGCCGGTAAGATGACCGAAAAAGCAAGTAAAAGCTATCGTGAGAATGTACTGAGAGAACAGCTCAAGGTGATACAGAAAGAACTCAATGAATCGGGAAGTGAAGAAGACCAGGGATTCAAGGCAAAAATAGACAAGTCGGGAATGCCCGATGAAGTCAGAAAAGTCGCCTTAAAAGAGCTGGAAAAGCTGGAGGAACAGCCCCCCAACAGCCCCGAGACCAGAATTATTCAGAACTACCTGGATCTGCTGGTGGATCTTCCCTGGACAAGTGAAGACTCGGGAGATATTGACCTCAAAGAAGCCAGACGTATTCTGGACGAGCAGCATTACGGCCTGGAGAAGGTTAAAAAAAGAATCATACAACACCTGGCAGTGATGAAACTCAAGAACGAAAAGAAGGGATCCATACTCCTATTGGTAGGACCTCCCGGTACTGGAAAGACCAGTCTGGGGAAGAGCATCGCCGAGGCCTTGAACCGCAAGTATGTAAGAGCCAGCCTGGGTGGTATGCGGGATGAAGCCGAAATACGCGGACACCGCCGGACCTATATCGGGGCCCTCCCCGGCAGGATCATAAAGGGAATGAAAAAAGCCGGAACACGCAATCCTGTGTTTGTCCTGGATGAAGTGGATAAACTCATGCAATCCTACAGCGGTGATCCGGCAGGAGCCCTGCTGGAAGTCCTTGACCCCGAGCAGAACAACAGTTTTTCCGATCACTATCTGGAAGTGCCCTATGACCTGTCAGATGTGTTTTTCGTGGCTACCGCCAATACTCTTGAAACCATTCCCGGTCCTCTTCTGGACAGGATGGAAGTCATCACCCTCTCGGGATATACAAACCCTGAGAAGTTCCACATCGGGCAAAAACATCTGATCCCCACGGTTCTGGATGATCATGGTTTAAATGCAGAACAGGTTGTCATTGAAGAAGATGCCCTGACCGAAGTGATTGAAAACTATACCCGTGAAGCGGGAGTCCGAGGGCTGAAGCGTAAAATTGCCCAGTTAGCCCGGGTTGTCTCTGAAAAGGTTGTTTCAGAAGAATCGGCACTTCCCATTCATATCAGAAAAGAAGATGTGGAAGAATATCTGGATAATCAGAAGGTTCGTCATGAACAGATTGGCAAAATGAATCCTCCCGGTGTCGTAACCGGCATGGCCTGGACCCCCGTAGGAGGAGAGATTCTCTTTGTGGAATCCACAAATATGCCCGGAACAGGCGGCTTGACCATCACGGGTCAACTGGGGGATGTAATGAAAGAATCCGCCAGAATATCCCTGAGCCTGATCCGCTCCCGCCTGTCCATGTATACTGGTCATTTCGCCTTTAAGGAACAGGATATTCATATCCATGTCCCCTCGGGAGCGGTTCCCAAGGACGGACCATCGGCGGGAGTCACTCTACTGACATCCCTGGCCTCCCTCATTACGGGGTCTCCCGTTCATCCTGAATTGGCCATGACAGGTGAAATCACCTTGAGAGGAGCCGTCATGCCTGTGGGTGGAGTCAAAGACAAAGTTCTGGCCGCTCACAGGGCAGGAATCAGAAAGATAATCCTCCCCGCCGAAAACGTGAAAGACATGGATGAACTTCCCGAAGAAATCAGAAACGACCTGAAGGTCATTCCGGTGGAAAATATTAAGGAAGTTCTTAAAGAAGCCCTTGGATTGGATCTTCCTGACATCGAGATGCCGGAAGCACCCCAGTTCCATCAGCCGAAAGGATCTGAAAGCGCTGTCTGAGAAAGAGTAATATAAACGCCGATAGAGGCAGGCCCGGAAAATCCGGGTCTGCCTTTTATTGTCATCTCTTCTGAAATTTTCATTAACTAATACTGAACAAGCTTGACAAGGAATGAAATGTGTTTAATTATACTGTTGTAGTTTCAGTCTTACTGTAATAACAAACAGGAGAAAGTCATGGATCGTCGGGAATACAGGTTTGGAGAGAAGATCAAAAAAGTCAGGGAGGGCCAATCGGTCACCCTGAAGAAGCTGGCCGAAGAGATGCAGGTCAGCGTCAGCCTTCTATCCCAGATCGAAAACAACAGGGTCTCCCCGTCAATTGATACTCTTCTCTGCCTTGCCGATATCCTGGACATTGATCCCGAATATCTATTCAGGGATTTCAGAAAAAAGAGAAAGGTTCGTATCGTCCGGGGAGAAGAGAGAAACAGACTCACTCTGGGTTCGGTTCAGTATGAACTTCTGACACCTACTGCTCCTCCGGATGAAGATTTTGCCCTGGAGACATTGGAATTGACCATTGAACCGGGAGGAGAAAAAGGCAGCGATGAATATGGCCATCCCGGGAGGGAGATGGGTATCATCCTCAGCGGACAGGGAGAACTGAAGTACGGCACCGAAAGCTATAGCTTGAGAAAAGGAGACAGCCTCTCCTTCTCTTCTGCGGTCCCCCATATTCTCATTAACAATGGGGAAGAACCCTTAAAAGCCATCTGGATCATTACACCCCCCAGGCTGTTCAGCTAAAACAGACCGGAAAGGCAAAATTGACACACCCGGGGGTTTCCATGATGGAACATAGAACCCCCTGACAATAAAAAATATCCCGAAAGGGAAAGAGAGGGAGATGAAAATGGGAAAAACCATTGCCGAAAAGATTTTCGATGCACACAGGGTAGACAGCCCCGAAGAGGGAATCTTCGTGCTGAATCTGGACAGAGTATTCTGTCACGAAATCACAACCCCCATTGCGATCAACGATCTGATCCACCGCGGGAAAGACAGGGTCTTTGATCCGGACAAAATCAAGGCCGTCATTGACCATGTGACCCCTGCAAAAGACTCAAAAACAGCTGAGCAGGGAAAGATCATGAGAGAATGGGCCGCCCGCCAGGGAATCAAGGATTTCTTTGACATCGGTCAAAATGGTGTCTGTCATGCCCTCTTCCCGGAAAAAGGATTTGTCCGTCCCGGGTTTACAGTCATCATGGGAGATTCCCACACCTGTACACACGGAGCCTTCGGCGCCTTTGCGGCAGGAGTCGGAACTACCGACCTGGAAGTGGGCATTCTCAAGGGTGTGTGCAGCTTCAAGACTCCAGAATCCATTAAAATCAACGTGACCGGAACCCTGCGAGGCGGGGTCTACGCCAAAGATGTCATCCTGTTCCTCATCGGGAAAATTGGTGTCAACGGAGCCACAAACAAGGTGATCGAGTTTACCGGTCCTGTAATTGACGGTTTTTCAATGGAAGAAAGAATGACCATCTGCAATATGGCCGTTGAAGCCGGAGGAACCTGCGGTATATGCAGCCCCGACATGACCACTGTGGACTACCACTGGAAATTCATCAAGGATTATTTTGCAAGCAAAAAAGCGGCTCTGGAAGAGTACGGGCAATGGACCTCCGATGGTGATGCGTCCTACTCTAAAGTCATTGAACTGGATGTCAGTGCCCTGGAACCGGTGGCCACCTTCGGTTCAAAACCCGATCAGATAAAAACCATAAGTGAGATGGAAAATACCCGGGTTGATCAGATTTACATCGGCAGCTGTACCAACGGAAGAATTGAAGATCTCCGGGTCGTCGCCGAAATCCTGAAAAATCAGAAGGTGTCGGAGAAGGTGAGGGTCGTTCTTTCTCCCGCTACACCGGACATTTACAGACAGGCCCTTAAAGAAGGACTCATTGAGATCTTTATGGATGCGGGTGTCTGCCTGACCAACCCGACCTGCGGCGCCTGTCTCGGTATGAGCAATGGAGTCCTGGCGGATGGAGAAGTCTGTGCCTCTACGACGAACCGGAATTTCAACGGCCGTATGGGCAAGGGCGGGACAGTTCACCTGATGAGCCCGGCCTCTGCCGCCGCCACCGCCATCAGCGGAACCATCACCAACTCAGCATTGTACAAGGGGTAAGCCATTATGACTGATAAAAAAGAATTCAATGGAAAGGTTCTGTTTCTGGACCGGTCCGATATTAATACTGACGAAATCATTCCGGCCAAATACCTGACGGAAATTTCCAAAGAAGCTCTCAAACCCAATCTTCTGGAAGATCTGACCTTGAAAGGGTTTAACTCTGCTCAAGATCTGCCGGGAAAAAGGGTCATCATCACAAGAAGCAACTTCGGCTGCGGGTCCTCCCGGGAACATGCACCCTGGGCTCTTGAAGTGAATGGTATCAATCTGGTGATTGCCGAAGACTTCGCCAGAATATTCCGTCAAAATATGTATAACTGCGGCATGATGGCGGTCGAACTCAGATCCGAAGTGATTGAGGCCCTCTTTGCCGACTTTTCCGGTGAAGAGACATCCTTGACTACCGATCTGGAGAAGAATGAGTTCACCTTGAAGTCTTCTTCAGGCAAGTCCAGGACCATCCCTTTCAGCATCTCCGGTTTTGATAAAACCCTGGTGGAATACGGCGGCTGGGTTGGCTACGCCGATAAAAATTATTAGAATTGATTGAAACCTTAAAAACCGCTCAACTATGGGCGGTTTTTTTATTTC
It contains:
- a CDS encoding LacI family DNA-binding transcriptional regulator, with translation MKRSKGNSKITIKDIAAKAGVGIGTVSRVLNNSPNVKDSTRSEVLRIAKEFNYVPNGAARMLVRQSHSVATVGLLLPVVENQFFFELIKHIYSRLKADQFNIMIFNTDHGQESVIHHIVEQRLSAVLTLGDPPLTASEQEILNFHKIPFLYVDHHEADTSYISYDSVRGSTLAAEYLISRDCRKIMMIGLSDRSQQQLDRFEGFRKRADEAGGILVSELCINSEEECYDISRTLMNDKNLDGLFYFSDTMAYGGIQARMESGATVSIIGYDDIFPSKYMKLSTIRQSLEILGTEAASMIIELVRQREDGEDHQILQQILQPELVDRDS
- a CDS encoding metal-dependent transcriptional regulator, with amino-acid sequence MNGISDQELLDLQRQFPSALNYLTSIYIINREYGKVGNSRLASRLKVSKPAANQAMGRLKKLGLTEQVPYESIRLTPEGRRFAEAVLIRHYLIEHLLISKLEYPWEKSDEEAQRLQASLSEDFTEYLYNFFGQPKTCPHGNPFPGTDGEEELVRAKRLMEAPVESDLKLIRITEEGESQDGLLPYCHKMNLYPGKKLFLVKKDEEAVTVMMDETEILIPRDIAAYLCYRQL
- a CDS encoding flavin reductase family protein — protein: MGRINWKPGNMIFPVPAVLVSCGNEEDGYNLVTVSWTGTVCTNPPLCYISLKKERLSHEIISKNREFVINLSTEKMARATDWCGVKSGRDFDKFRECGFTPLSALKVKAPLVAESPVAIECRVMEIKELGSHDMFLAEVISVSVDDQYLDNDSGAFNMNRAGLIASAHGKYCALKEPLGHFGYSIKKPKKKKKKKKTIPRIKSHP
- a CDS encoding CsgG/HfaB family protein, with protein sequence MKFLKAQIIPLICLVWTTTALWGASPQVVTIFHFENTAGRAEDQWMSRAFADGLSSRLALSDLTLVEREDLESVLKEQKLGLSGMTDESTALELGKILNATQLIRGSYILVDGRIKVSVKVTDTTRGAILFAVSKESSPEEFFDLEASLAWALGEFYGFQPAETVMSASQEALHLYYKGLLSLDNEEYSQATRDFQDALNLDPSFQGPRDSLEDSYRFLKDFKNARYQREMNLLYRRLENLLNQAQADPFKSWGDLVTEKATRGEDIQILMALVQEHPELTWGSTRAEVLWHAQNVMLEIADYAVEYFENTREADRMQDGVIAISIKAKKNMPEDPFLPELIYQELLAWYYREHWDNMISICESLMYGWPDYRMMWAIEDFYEMALEEQDGSLRD
- a CDS encoding LPP20 family lipoprotein, coding for MYRTLLIFMGVLWGSLFFLISCATSPEKNIRPEPDWLSSPPSDSGFYYGIGGSITDDEAKDRERALVRARSDLAASISVDVISVLDLKNKVDAEGISTETLESRVQQSVEQSLVNLQTVDSWYHPDRGYWVLVRMDKEEWDKQRREDRRVSIPVPSGLEELSGLNVSFLSALNNKNLPLKLLPGGKKTPYEIRLDWIVSDYPQLDDSTGIFFSKVSGTVSFKQYGLLLYSKPYGPVKDGGLNYEQARERAAQKVLLQFSGDEDFNSGIIREMGGA
- the lon gene encoding endopeptidase La, which encodes MNEILNIPKELPLVPMKGAILFPEGITTVRISGLKDDEAAFGDKNPSGLAAAVSLKKNFDLTDLEKEDFFTIGTLSFIESAIHKDGELHLKLRGVQRIKINHIEKRDKLFYAQIESLVDQDDMDVNSRESMLKGMKELARDIASFFAGTESAVKQLDMILHPGPLMYNIIPYLNISRVEKQELLEISSLKERGLKVLDYMASQKESFKLQAEIAGKMTEKASKSYRENVLREQLKVIQKELNESGSEEDQGFKAKIDKSGMPDEVRKVALKELEKLEEQPPNSPETRIIQNYLDLLVDLPWTSEDSGDIDLKEARRILDEQHYGLEKVKKRIIQHLAVMKLKNEKKGSILLLVGPPGTGKTSLGKSIAEALNRKYVRASLGGMRDEAEIRGHRRTYIGALPGRIIKGMKKAGTRNPVFVLDEVDKLMQSYSGDPAGALLEVLDPEQNNSFSDHYLEVPYDLSDVFFVATANTLETIPGPLLDRMEVITLSGYTNPEKFHIGQKHLIPTVLDDHGLNAEQVVIEEDALTEVIENYTREAGVRGLKRKIAQLARVVSEKVVSEESALPIHIRKEDVEEYLDNQKVRHEQIGKMNPPGVVTGMAWTPVGGEILFVESTNMPGTGGLTITGQLGDVMKESARISLSLIRSRLSMYTGHFAFKEQDIHIHVPSGAVPKDGPSAGVTLLTSLASLITGSPVHPELAMTGEITLRGAVMPVGGVKDKVLAAHRAGIRKIILPAENVKDMDELPEEIRNDLKVIPVENIKEVLKEALGLDLPDIEMPEAPQFHQPKGSESAV
- a CDS encoding helix-turn-helix domain-containing protein, which translates into the protein MDRREYRFGEKIKKVREGQSVTLKKLAEEMQVSVSLLSQIENNRVSPSIDTLLCLADILDIDPEYLFRDFRKKRKVRIVRGEERNRLTLGSVQYELLTPTAPPDEDFALETLELTIEPGGEKGSDEYGHPGREMGIILSGQGELKYGTESYSLRKGDSLSFSSAVPHILINNGEEPLKAIWIITPPRLFS
- a CDS encoding 3-isopropylmalate dehydratase large subunit, yielding MGKTIAEKIFDAHRVDSPEEGIFVLNLDRVFCHEITTPIAINDLIHRGKDRVFDPDKIKAVIDHVTPAKDSKTAEQGKIMREWAARQGIKDFFDIGQNGVCHALFPEKGFVRPGFTVIMGDSHTCTHGAFGAFAAGVGTTDLEVGILKGVCSFKTPESIKINVTGTLRGGVYAKDVILFLIGKIGVNGATNKVIEFTGPVIDGFSMEERMTICNMAVEAGGTCGICSPDMTTVDYHWKFIKDYFASKKAALEEYGQWTSDGDASYSKVIELDVSALEPVATFGSKPDQIKTISEMENTRVDQIYIGSCTNGRIEDLRVVAEILKNQKVSEKVRVVLSPATPDIYRQALKEGLIEIFMDAGVCLTNPTCGACLGMSNGVLADGEVCASTTNRNFNGRMGKGGTVHLMSPASAAATAISGTITNSALYKG
- a CDS encoding 3-isopropylmalate dehydratase small subunit, with translation MTDKKEFNGKVLFLDRSDINTDEIIPAKYLTEISKEALKPNLLEDLTLKGFNSAQDLPGKRVIITRSNFGCGSSREHAPWALEVNGINLVIAEDFARIFRQNMYNCGMMAVELRSEVIEALFADFSGEETSLTTDLEKNEFTLKSSSGKSRTIPFSISGFDKTLVEYGGWVGYADKNY